Proteins from a single region of Sandaracinaceae bacterium:
- a CDS encoding acetyl-CoA C-acetyltransferase — MSEAIVYDALRTPRGKGKQNGSLHEVKPVSLVTGLIDALRERQPNLDVDKVDDMVLGCVTPVGDQGACIAKTAAIAAGLPDTVAGVQINRFCASGLEAVNLAAQKVRSGFEDMVLAGGVESMSRCSMGMDGGAWAMDPATNYDTGFVPQGIGADLIATLEGFTREDVDAFALRSQQRASAAWAEGRFAKSVVPVKDQNGVVVLDNDEYIRGDATMEALGSLKPAFTMIGEMGGFDAVALQKYHWVERIEHVHTAGNSSGIVDGAALMLIGTEEAGKSMGLTPRGRIVATAVTGTDPTIMLVGPAPAAKKALARAGMTKDQIDLWEINEAFASVALRFMKDMDIDPDTVNVNGGSIAMGHPLGATGAMILSTVLDELERQNKRYGLATLCVGGGMGIATIIERI, encoded by the coding sequence GTCAAGCCCGTCTCGCTTGTCACCGGCCTCATCGATGCCCTCCGCGAGCGGCAGCCCAACCTGGACGTCGACAAGGTGGACGACATGGTGCTCGGCTGCGTCACGCCGGTGGGCGATCAGGGCGCGTGCATCGCGAAGACCGCGGCCATCGCGGCCGGCCTGCCGGACACCGTCGCGGGCGTGCAGATCAACCGCTTCTGCGCCTCGGGGCTCGAGGCCGTGAACCTGGCGGCGCAGAAGGTCCGCTCGGGCTTCGAGGACATGGTCCTCGCGGGCGGTGTGGAGTCGATGTCGCGCTGCTCGATGGGCATGGACGGTGGCGCGTGGGCCATGGACCCCGCCACCAACTACGACACCGGCTTCGTGCCGCAGGGCATCGGTGCCGACCTGATCGCCACGCTCGAGGGCTTCACGCGTGAGGACGTGGACGCGTTCGCCCTGCGCTCGCAGCAGCGCGCCAGCGCCGCCTGGGCCGAGGGCCGCTTCGCGAAGAGCGTGGTGCCGGTGAAGGACCAGAACGGCGTGGTGGTGCTCGACAACGACGAGTACATCCGCGGCGACGCCACGATGGAGGCGCTCGGCAGCCTGAAGCCCGCGTTCACCATGATCGGCGAGATGGGCGGCTTCGACGCCGTGGCACTGCAGAAGTACCACTGGGTGGAGCGCATCGAGCACGTGCACACGGCCGGCAACAGCAGCGGCATCGTGGACGGCGCGGCGCTGATGCTGATCGGCACGGAGGAGGCCGGCAAGAGCATGGGCCTCACGCCGCGCGGCCGCATCGTCGCCACCGCGGTCACCGGCACCGACCCCACCATCATGCTCGTGGGTCCGGCCCCGGCCGCGAAGAAGGCGCTGGCCCGCGCTGGGATGACCAAGGACCAGATCGACCTCTGGGAGATCAACGAGGCGTTCGCGTCCGTCGCGCTGCGCTTCATGAAGGACATGGACATCGACCCGGACACCGTGAACGTCAACGGCGGGTCCATCGCCATGGGTCACCCGCTCGGAGCTACCGGCGCGATGATCCTCAGCACCGTCCTCGACGAGCTCGAGCGGCAGAACAAGCGCTACGGCCTCGCCACGCTGTGCGTCGGCGGCGGCATGGGCATCGCCACCATCATCGAGCGCATCTGA